From Spirochaetota bacterium:
GAGACGCATGCGCTCATCCGGGGAGGCAGGGTATGGGAGCCGGGCCGGGCCTTCGCGTCGCTGTGGACACAGGTATCGCTGCCGGGGGAACCGCACGCTCCGCGGCCGCAGTATATCGGACCCCTGAATGCCGCGCGGGCGTGGGCCGGAAAACGGCGCAGGGAAATCCGGGGAAAATTCCGGTCCGCCCTGAAAAGTAACGGTATAGTGAGGGGAATTCTCTCGCGCGCGGAGCGTCCATGAAACGAAAACAGAAACGATACGACGACATGTTTCGTCATCCCGAGATACGGGAGATTCTCGCGAGCGAGGATTTCCAGCGGCTGGGCCTCTACACGCACCATGGAAGGGTGACGCGCAAGGACCATTGCCTCGCGGTCGCGGGAATGGTGTACGCGATGGCGCGGCGCCGCCGGCTCGACTACATCTCGGCGACGCGCGCCGCGCTGCTCCACGATTTCTTCTTCTACAACTGGCGCACCGAGGGCCCGCGCCTGCACGGGCTTCGCCACCCTGCGCTGGCGTTCGAGAACGCGCGGACGCGATTCACGCTCAACTCAATCGAGGAGGACGCGATCGTCCGCCACATGTGGCCCCTCACCCCCAGGCCTCCGCGTTATGCGGAATCCTACCTGGTCTGCATGGCCGACAAGGCGGTCGCGCTGGGCGACTATTCCAGGTTCCTGCGCATTCCCCGGCGCAGGCGCGCGGCGCTGGGCGTCATTAATTATCATTGACGGGAAGAGAAACACGCCCCCCCAATGCGTCCTGGGCGAAACGCGGATTGCCCGGACAACACCGTGAGCTGGCTGCAATAATCAACGGTTCCCGCCAATCTGAATACGCATTACGGAAGCGCGGCTCCTGCAATAACGCCATGGAAGAAAGAGGATTCCATTCCCACGAAAAAAAGCTTATAACCGGCATAAGCCTGGTTATGGGCCTGCGCATGCTGGGCATTTCGATGATCATCCCGGTTTTTTCCATTTTCGCGACGGAGCTCCCCGGTTCCACGCCGACCCTCGCGGGGCTCGCGGTGGGAACGTTCGGGATCGTGCAGATCGCGCTCCTCGTTCCCTTCGGCCGCCTGAGCGACCGATGGGGCCGCAAGCAGGTGACGCTCCTTGGCCTGGGGGTATACCTCGCCGGCATGATCCTCTCGGGGCTCTCGAAGAGCATACAGCAGCTTATAGGGGCGCGGGTGCTGGCGGGGGCGGGCGCGATCAACGGCGTCACCATGGCCTGGCTCACCGAGGGCGTTCCCGCGCACAAGCGCTCGGCGGCCCTATCGTACGTGGGAATTGCCATGGGGCTTTCCGTCATATTCGGCTTTACCCTTTCCCCGATCATCGCCGCGAAGGCGGGCATCCCGGTCCTTTTCTACCTGTGCGCGTCGCTCATCTCGGTCACCATGCTGTACACGATCTTCCAGCTGAAAAACCATGAATCCGGGATCGAGGAGCATATCGAAATATCGGGTAACGGCGTTTTGGCCGCGCTGAAAAACCGCGACCTCGCGCGCCTGAACGCGGCGGGCTTCGTGGGTAACCTTGGGCTTTCCATGGTGTTCTTCGTCCTCCCGCTCCTCTTCCACCGGAGCATTGGTCTCGAAGCCATGTGGAAGATATACGTTCCCATCTCTCTCGCCGGCACGGCCTGCATGTTCTATTTCGGGAAAAAGGCCGACCGGTACGGTACGACGCCCGTCACGATCCTTGGGCTCGCGAGCGAGGCCGCCGGGGTGTTGTGCGCCGTAATCGGGGAATCCACGGCGGGGCTCTTTGTCGCCTTCCTCCTGTTTTACATGGGGCACTGCATCATGGCGCCCGTGCTTCCCGCCGCCGTCTCGCACTACCCGAATCAGCGGCTCAAGGGCACCGTGATGAGCATCTTCAATTCCTTCCAATTTTTAGGATCGGGAATCGGGGGGGTTCTGGGCGGGGCGATCTTCGAGCTTGACTACCGCTATGCGTTTATCGGCCTCGCCCTCATGCTCGCGGGCTCCATTATGTACATGCGTCCGTACGCGGCCTTTGCGCGGCATCCCGCCCGGGCTTAAAAGGC
This genomic window contains:
- a CDS encoding MFS transporter, with the protein product MEERGFHSHEKKLITGISLVMGLRMLGISMIIPVFSIFATELPGSTPTLAGLAVGTFGIVQIALLVPFGRLSDRWGRKQVTLLGLGVYLAGMILSGLSKSIQQLIGARVLAGAGAINGVTMAWLTEGVPAHKRSAALSYVGIAMGLSVIFGFTLSPIIAAKAGIPVLFYLCASLISVTMLYTIFQLKNHESGIEEHIEISGNGVLAALKNRDLARLNAAGFVGNLGLSMVFFVLPLLFHRSIGLEAMWKIYVPISLAGTACMFYFGKKADRYGTTPVTILGLASEAAGVLCAVIGESTAGLFVAFLLFYMGHCIMAPVLPAAVSHYPNQRLKGTVMSIFNSFQFLGSGIGGVLGGAIFELDYRYAFIGLALMLAGSIMYMRPYAAFARHPARA